Proteins co-encoded in one Lagopus muta isolate bLagMut1 chromosome 25, bLagMut1 primary, whole genome shotgun sequence genomic window:
- the LOC125684379 gene encoding feather keratin 3-like: MVKGIQTHLVPREMKARVTVGLGRCLCSIKAGPSSLSLIRSSCLHHPRNKVSLQTQDMSCYNQCLPRLQCRPCGPTPLADSCTESCVRQCQDSNVVIQPSPVVVTLPGPILSSFPQSTAVGSSTSAAVGSILSSEGVPISSGGFGLSGIGSGICGRRCFPC; the protein is encoded by the exons ATGGTAAAAGGGATTCAGACTCACCTCGTTCCCAGGGAGATGAAGGCGAGAG TGACTGTAGGCCTGGGGCGGTGCCTGTGCAGTATAAAAGCGGGtccatcttctctctctctcatccgCTCCTCTTGCCTCCATCACCCCAGGAACAAG GTGTCCCTCCAGACGCAAGACATGTCCTGCTACAACCAGTGCCTGCCACGCCTGCAGTGTCGGCCCTGCGGCCCCACCCCGCTGGCCGACAGCTGCACCGAGTCCTgcgtcaggcagtgccaggactccaacgtggtcatccagccctctcccgtggtggtgaccctgcccggacccatcctcagctccttcccgcagaGCACCGCCgtgggctcctccacctccgctgccgttggcagcatcctcagctctgagggtgTGCCCATCTCCTCTGGAGGCTTTGGCCTCTCTGGCATTGGCAGCGGCATCTGTGGCAGGCGGTGCTTCCCCTGCTAA
- the LOC125684622 gene encoding feather keratin 3-like produces MSCYNQCLPRLQCRPCGPTPLADSCTESCVRQCQDSNVVIQPSPVVVTLPGPILSSFPQSTAVGSSTSAAVGSILSSEGVPISSGGFGLSGIGSGICGRRCFPC; encoded by the coding sequence ATGTCCTGCTACAACCAGTGCCTGCCACGCCTGCAGTGTCGGCCCTGCGGCCCCACCCCGCTGGCCGACAGCTGCACCGAGTCCTgcgtcaggcagtgccaggactccaacgtggtcatccagccctctcccgtggtggtgaccctgcccggacccatcctcagctccttcccgcagaGCACCGCCgtgggctcctccacctccgctgccgttggcagcatcctcagctctgagggtgTGCCCATCTCCTCTGGAGGCTTTGGCCTCTCTGGCATTGGCAGCGGCATCTGTGGCAGGCGGTGCTTCCCCTGCTAA